Proteins encoded in a region of the Parcubacteria group bacterium genome:
- a CDS encoding CDP-glycerol glycerophosphotransferase family protein, with protein sequence MEISFNENKKYQDSPNPNAKIGFVVFYPFQFNVFKNVYEHLKDEAEFIVDCGRFFPLRPSPEIIENCVRLLTQQGVYFRILNYEDYQQQRYLTDFFSNYKALVGLWRSGCLVIPQTDKARKVHMNYGAGKELTMFWSRHRDWDLYLCLGPRVYEIIKFLTWAEIVGYPKFDDWFNDAVDKNAVSEIKKKLDPSKKTVLYLPTHGDLSSIDELAVELVKNASYYNILVKPHYYTPLEEPDRIKKLQHDGILLFQDESDTQPFFKVADVVVSDNSSAIFDAVLTDKPVVVTDFLSEKYLNESHKKLKSFKFRLPEGALTYSGSIEQRIKEDGSVVALKKAVEFKNALEQALADGRQFQEARKKLREEIFAYSDGKCGERAAAAIKKLVFLKRLPEKPILYHVFEAEYQAFRGYSNALGVTGRSDRKIMDYYSQQAFLKIKSLPFLKRITIVIKELF encoded by the coding sequence ATGGAAATTAGTTTTAATGAGAATAAAAAGTACCAAGACAGCCCTAATCCGAACGCCAAAATCGGGTTTGTTGTTTTTTATCCTTTTCAGTTTAACGTGTTTAAGAATGTATACGAGCACCTTAAAGACGAAGCGGAGTTTATCGTTGACTGCGGCCGGTTTTTTCCACTCCGTCCGTCGCCGGAAATTATTGAAAATTGTGTTCGGCTTTTGACACAACAAGGAGTTTATTTCAGGATTCTTAATTATGAGGACTATCAGCAACAAAGATATCTTACGGATTTTTTTTCAAATTATAAAGCTTTGGTGGGGTTATGGAGAAGCGGCTGTCTGGTTATCCCCCAGACCGATAAGGCGCGCAAAGTTCATATGAATTACGGTGCGGGGAAAGAGCTCACTATGTTCTGGTCTCGTCACAGGGACTGGGACCTGTATCTTTGCCTGGGACCGCGCGTATATGAAATTATTAAATTCTTAACTTGGGCGGAGATTGTCGGTTATCCGAAATTTGACGATTGGTTTAATGATGCCGTGGACAAAAACGCGGTTTCAGAAATTAAAAAAAAATTGGACCCTTCAAAAAAAACCGTTCTTTATCTTCCGACTCACGGCGATCTTTCCTCCATAGACGAACTTGCCGTGGAGCTCGTGAAAAACGCGTCGTATTATAATATTTTGGTAAAGCCCCATTATTATACCCCGCTCGAAGAACCTGATCGTATAAAGAAGTTGCAACATGACGGTATTCTGCTTTTCCAGGATGAAAGCGATACCCAGCCATTTTTTAAAGTTGCTGATGTAGTGGTAAGCGATAACTCCAGCGCAATTTTTGACGCCGTTTTAACCGATAAACCGGTTGTGGTTACGGATTTTTTGTCGGAAAAATATTTAAATGAAAGCCACAAAAAATTAAAATCATTTAAATTCCGCCTGCCCGAAGGCGCTCTGACTTATTCGGGGAGCATTGAACAAAGGATAAAAGAAGACGGTTCGGTTGTTGCTCTTAAAAAAGCGGTAGAATTTAAAAACGCGTTGGAACAGGCATTAGCTGATGGTCGGCAGTTTCAGGAAGCAAGAAAAAAATTGCGGGAAGAAATTTTTGCTTATAGCGATGGAAAATGCGGCGAGCGCGCCGCCGCGGCCATTAAAAAACTCGTTTTTCTAAAGCGCCTCCCGGAAAAGCCGATTTTATATCACGTGTTTGAAGCGGAATACCAGGCGTTTAGGGGATATTCAAATGCTCTTGGTGTTACGGGCCGGTCGGATAGAAAAATAATGGATTATTACAGTCAACAGGCGTTTTTAAAAATAAAATCATTACCGTTTTTAAAACGCATTACTATAGTTATAAAAGAGCTTTTTTAA
- a CDS encoding 2-C-methyl-D-erythritol 4-phosphate cytidylyltransferase: MIKGKKKPTVAAVLLAGGGGERMGGRFKQFLKIGGKPVLFYSLEKFIADKFINEIIVVVPEQKVRYVKRLIQEKLNSEKVRVIPCEKTRKLSSSRALFDFREKGYPPDYVIFHDAARPTISGNVISSVIREAVRCGGAVVAGKAPDLILEADGKHIHRAVPKEAAYCGFTPQCFRFKDLYEAHKKSVDKKIFDLADNIELLKHFNRKIRIRLIESEHPIHKITFPYDIAMIKHFLKK; encoded by the coding sequence ATGATAAAAGGTAAAAAAAAACCAACTGTTGCGGCCGTGCTTCTGGCAGGAGGCGGGGGAGAGCGCATGGGGGGACGGTTTAAGCAATTTTTAAAAATTGGCGGTAAACCGGTACTTTTTTATTCTTTGGAAAAATTTATTGCCGATAAATTTATCAACGAAATCATTGTTGTTGTTCCTGAACAAAAAGTAAGATATGTTAAACGCCTTATTCAAGAAAAATTAAATAGTGAAAAAGTCAGGGTGATCCCGTGTGAAAAAACGCGAAAATTGTCGTCTTCACGAGCACTTTTTGATTTTAGGGAAAAAGGATACCCGCCGGATTATGTTATTTTTCACGACGCCGCTCGTCCGACAATTTCAGGAAACGTAATTAGCAGCGTTATTCGCGAAGCCGTTCGTTGCGGCGGAGCGGTTGTCGCCGGAAAAGCGCCCGACCTTATTCTTGAAGCCGATGGCAAGCACATACATCGAGCCGTGCCCAAAGAAGCCGCCTATTGCGGCTTTACCCCTCAGTGTTTTCGGTTCAAAGACCTTTATGAGGCTCACAAAAAATCTGTTGATAAAAAAATATTTGACTTGGCGGATAATATTGAGTTGTTGAAGCATTTTAATCGGAAAATCCGAATTCGACTTATTGAGTCCGAACATCCAATTCATAAAATAACTTTTCCATACGATATCGCAATGATTAAACATTTTTTAAAAAAATGA
- a CDS encoding SDR family oxidoreductase: protein MSNTEKKSSLYTKTALITGASSGIGRAIALRLADDGFFVAINFKDKKTKRPALSLAGELKAKNTPCLLLQGDITKEKDIIRMVKLVKKTRGKLDVLINSAGINLTQNFASFKDRDFRSVLETNLFGATVLTRNFLPLLHGSASPRIIFVSSSNVFIGSKSRTAYVVSKSAIMGLARALTLELAPKVLVNTIVPGYINTNMLRRFGDGASSNKLEKIPLKRFGKPEEVSSVVSFLCSNDASYITGQCIHVNGGLYFS from the coding sequence ATGAGTAACACCGAAAAAAAAAGTTCGTTATATACAAAAACCGCACTGATAACCGGTGCCTCAAGCGGGATAGGGAGAGCTATCGCGTTGCGATTGGCCGATGACGGATTTTTTGTTGCCATAAATTTTAAAGATAAAAAAACAAAAAGGCCGGCATTGTCACTTGCGGGCGAATTAAAAGCAAAAAATACGCCGTGTTTGCTTCTCCAGGGTGATATTACAAAAGAAAAAGATATTATCCGAATGGTTAAGCTTGTAAAAAAAACGCGGGGAAAACTTGATGTCTTGATAAATAGCGCCGGCATTAATCTTACGCAAAATTTTGCGAGTTTTAAGGATAGAGATTTTAGAAGCGTTCTTGAAACAAACCTTTTTGGTGCAACCGTTCTTACCAGGAACTTTTTACCATTGCTTCACGGCTCGGCGTCTCCCCGAATTATTTTTGTTTCATCGTCAAATGTTTTTATCGGGTCAAAAAGTCGCACTGCATATGTAGTCTCAAAAAGTGCGATCATGGGTCTTGCCAGGGCTCTTACGCTCGAGCTGGCGCCAAAAGTTCTTGTTAACACCATTGTTCCCGGCTATATTAATACCAATATGCTTCGGCGATTTGGAGACGGGGCATCCTCTAATAAATTAGAAAAAATTCCACTCAAAAGGTTCGGAAAACCTGAGGAAGTTTCAAGTGTTGTATCTTTTCTTTGTTCCAACGATGCTTCATATATTACCGGCCAATGCATTCACGTAAACGGAGGTCTTTATTTTTCATGA
- a CDS encoding glycosyltransferase family 2 protein, with translation MKNEIGNAVFTLTEERYDRKRSVFKKLKPFNGVDAAAQNTYFFCSIIVPTYNRSKCLINALSHLIKQTVPKDNYEIIVVDDGSTDDTESQIAKYKIQNTRLRRGFGGQAKPEIRYFKIENGGPAKARNFGIKEARGEIIFFTDDDCIVLPDWMETLLDGHNRYPGVAGVGGWQIPPKEKLERNVVAKFIYYVSFFYDSRISPFLLSHEIISNDPMVCFETFAYNTANMSYRRDILEKMGGFREEFRWPGYEDNDLALRILHGNNKILYLPTHVIHLSHLKLSSLAKLYFRRGANYWLFMKLNKDVLEKIRPNLSLRNPYTFSVLKRHLLHRPYKFMTLIRFFSFNLGKMFTKYDILKS, from the coding sequence ATGAAAAATGAAATAGGGAACGCAGTGTTTACTCTCACGGAAGAAAGATATGATAGGAAAAGGAGCGTCTTTAAAAAACTCAAACCATTCAACGGCGTGGATGCTGCCGCACAAAATACATATTTCTTCTGTTCCATTATTGTGCCGACATATAATCGCTCTAAGTGTCTTATAAACGCCCTAAGCCATTTAATAAAACAAACCGTTCCCAAAGATAATTACGAGATCATTGTGGTTGACGACGGCTCAACCGATGACACCGAGTCGCAAATCGCAAAATACAAAATACAAAATACCCGCTTACGCCGAGGCTTCGGCGGGCAAGCAAAACCGGAAATCAGGTATTTCAAAATTGAAAATGGCGGGCCGGCTAAAGCCAGAAACTTTGGTATAAAAGAAGCAAGGGGAGAAATTATTTTTTTTACAGACGATGATTGCATTGTTTTGCCGGATTGGATGGAGACGCTTTTAGACGGTCATAATAGATATCCGGGTGTCGCAGGGGTAGGGGGCTGGCAGATCCCGCCGAAAGAAAAGCTTGAGCGCAATGTTGTGGCAAAATTTATTTATTATGTCAGTTTTTTTTATGATTCCCGAATAAGCCCATTTCTTTTATCGCATGAAATAATAAGTAACGATCCGATGGTATGTTTTGAGACCTTCGCATATAATACGGCTAATATGTCGTATCGCAGGGATATATTAGAAAAAATGGGTGGTTTTAGGGAAGAATTCCGTTGGCCCGGATATGAAGACAACGATTTGGCACTGCGGATTTTGCATGGTAACAATAAAATTCTCTATCTGCCCACGCACGTTATTCATTTGTCCCATCTAAAATTGAGTTCTTTAGCGAAACTTTATTTTCGCCGTGGCGCGAATTACTGGCTTTTCATGAAATTAAACAAAGATGTTTTGGAAAAAATCAGGCCGAATCTATCTTTACGCAATCCCTACACATTCTCCGTTCTTAAAAGACACTTGTTACATAGACCTTATAAATTTATGACGCTTATTCGTTTTTTTAGTTTTAACCTTGGCAAGATGTTTACGAAATACGATATATTAAAAAGTTAA
- a CDS encoding DegT/DnrJ/EryC1/StrS family aminotransferase encodes MNELFLKLKIINALAGIVLKGKNVGDFMLGKPVRIFEKVLAEYTGAKYALGVASGTDALILSLKAFNIGPEDEVIVPAVSFFSTAGAIAWINAKPVFVDIELSSFNINPNLIEKAITLKTKGIIVTHLNGIMADMEKISELAKKHNLFLIEDAAQAVGSKYKNRHPGYYSDIACLSFNPSKILNGFGDSGAIITNNKTIADKISLLRMYGTTFENLSAKHPTIGVASRLSPFHAAIMNVKMENLDGIIRRRRENYFLYSRLLEGIGDLIIPLVPQNYFINGYRYVVLTKKRNELHKFLRENRVDSRIQYGVPLPHFEAFCYLDYKKGDFPVAERIAEESLVLPTGSNIAEEDIHRVFALIKTFYEK; translated from the coding sequence ATGAATGAACTATTCCTAAAATTAAAAATCATCAATGCTTTGGCTGGAATTGTTTTGAAGGGGAAAAACGTCGGCGATTTTATGTTGGGAAAGCCGGTAAGGATTTTTGAAAAAGTTCTCGCGGAATACACCGGCGCTAAATATGCCTTGGGGGTGGCTAGCGGCACCGATGCTTTAATTCTCTCTCTTAAGGCATTCAATATCGGTCCCGAAGACGAGGTAATTGTACCGGCGGTGAGTTTTTTTTCGACTGCCGGAGCGATTGCCTGGATTAACGCCAAACCGGTTTTTGTTGATATTGAATTAAGCAGTTTCAACATCAATCCAAATTTAATTGAAAAAGCTATAACTCTAAAAACAAAGGGTATTATTGTCACCCATCTTAACGGAATAATGGCGGACATGGAAAAAATTTCTGAATTGGCTAAAAAACATAATTTATTTTTGATAGAAGACGCGGCGCAGGCCGTCGGTTCAAAATATAAAAATCGTCACCCGGGATATTATAGTGATATCGCCTGTCTAAGCTTTAATCCGTCAAAAATTTTAAACGGATTCGGAGATAGCGGAGCGATAATCACAAATAATAAGACAATTGCCGATAAAATTTCTCTTTTGAGAATGTACGGAACAACTTTTGAGAATCTTAGCGCTAAACATCCGACTATCGGAGTGGCCAGCCGTCTTTCTCCGTTTCATGCCGCGATTATGAATGTTAAAATGGAAAATTTAGACGGTATTATTAGGCGACGACGCGAAAATTACTTCTTATATTCGCGGCTTCTTGAGGGCATCGGCGATTTAATTATTCCATTGGTGCCGCAAAACTATTTTATTAACGGATACCGTTACGTTGTTTTGACTAAAAAAAGAAATGAATTACATAAATTTTTGCGTGAAAACAGAGTGGATAGCCGGATTCAATACGGCGTCCCGCTTCCACATTTTGAAGCGTTTTGTTATTTGGATTATAAAAAAGGCGATTTTCCGGTTGCTGAGAGAATAGCGGAAGAATCTTTGGTTTTGCCGACCGGCTCCAATATTGCCGAAGAGGATATCCATCGGGTTTTTGCGCTTATAAAAACTTTTTATGAAAAATGA
- a CDS encoding phenylacetate--CoA ligase family protein encodes MLSYTQKIAKHIICNSPLSVEAFSRDSKVLKYFDKTIQNWALAQSDFFSESDWKEIQLIKLKKILTHAGSNVPYWRRVFKETNFNPETFKDFSQLQKIPLITRTEIKKNPIETFVAKNIPRWRFREAVTSGSTGEPLKFYQDLRDNLRREVNTSHELRYSGNSYHGHIVILGLESHHDLDNFGGRFSSTQWGDYKFRQSVIYPYLKLRPATLIANGSDLRRFLFLTRKEAPDIIFKTLMYRGEHISELERNNIFRFFKCPTFTCYGSRETSLLGIECEYRKLHLAPWMNYFEVVSDGCEVVPDGCEGNVVVTFFENFTMPFIRYRIGDRAVINNELCSCGRKSKTITLYGRESEIIQFPNSNKNVSVLDLALHIDEGYHDRIAQYQFELRDKNLIVFRYIPNIALTETEKKHLSNLLYEALKRQFQVILEEVATINPSANGKTPILIRNL; translated from the coding sequence ATGCTTTCATACACACAAAAAATTGCAAAACATATTATCTGCAATTCTCCTTTATCGGTGGAAGCATTTAGTAGAGATTCAAAAGTTTTAAAATATTTTGACAAGACCATACAAAATTGGGCGCTGGCGCAGTCGGATTTTTTTTCAGAAAGTGATTGGAAAGAAATTCAGCTTATAAAACTTAAAAAAATTTTAACTCACGCCGGAAGCAACGTTCCTTATTGGCGGAGAGTTTTTAAAGAAACTAATTTCAATCCGGAAACGTTTAAAGATTTTTCACAGTTGCAGAAAATTCCTCTAATTACCAGAACCGAAATAAAAAAAAATCCAATTGAAACGTTTGTTGCCAAAAATATTCCTCGCTGGCGTTTTAGAGAAGCGGTTACTTCCGGCTCTACCGGCGAGCCGCTGAAGTTTTATCAGGACTTACGCGACAATCTGCGGCGAGAAGTAAATACTTCCCACGAATTAAGATACTCTGGCAATTCCTATCATGGCCACATAGTGATATTGGGCTTAGAAAGCCATCATGATTTGGATAATTTTGGCGGGCGATTCAGTAGTACCCAGTGGGGCGACTATAAATTCCGGCAGTCCGTCATTTATCCTTATCTAAAGTTAAGGCCGGCAACGCTTATCGCCAACGGAAGCGATTTGAGGAGATTTCTATTTTTAACCCGAAAAGAAGCCCCAGACATAATTTTTAAAACTTTAATGTACCGTGGCGAACACATAAGCGAACTGGAACGAAACAATATTTTCAGATTTTTTAAATGCCCGACTTTTACCTGTTACGGCAGTCGGGAGACCTCGCTTTTAGGGATTGAATGTGAATACCGCAAGTTGCATTTGGCGCCGTGGATGAATTATTTTGAAGTTGTGTCGGACGGCTGCGAGGTCGTTCCCGATGGTTGCGAGGGCAATGTAGTTGTAACTTTTTTTGAAAATTTTACGATGCCGTTTATAAGATATAGGATCGGCGATAGGGCAGTAATAAATAACGAATTATGCTCTTGCGGCCGCAAATCAAAAACTATTACTCTTTATGGTCGGGAGTCGGAAATTATCCAGTTCCCTAATTCTAATAAAAACGTGTCCGTTCTTGATTTGGCGCTGCACATTGATGAGGGTTACCATGACAGGATCGCGCAATACCAGTTTGAATTGCGGGATAAAAATCTGATAGTGTTTCGTTACATTCCGAATATCGCTTTAACCGAGACAGAAAAGAAACATTTAAGTAACTTACTGTATGAGGCCTTAAAGCGCCAGTTTCAAGTCATATTAGAAGAAGTGGCAACAATAAATCCGTCCGCCAATGGTAAAACCCCGATTTTAATACGAAATTTATAA
- a CDS encoding pyridoxamine 5'-phosphate oxidase family protein, translating to MAINNQNEKKLIADFIKKHNLAVLATVNPEGKPEAAAIKFSVKNELNLIFDTSNRFRKYENFKNNRNVAVVIGWDQNITVQYEGIVSELSGEELAECKIIHIARFPDFAKFSDMDETRYFKIDPLWIRRSDFTVIPWEIYEVDFD from the coding sequence ATGGCAATCAATAATCAAAACGAAAAAAAACTAATCGCGGATTTTATTAAAAAACACAATTTAGCAGTACTCGCCACGGTGAATCCTGAAGGCAAGCCGGAAGCAGCGGCTATTAAATTTTCTGTTAAAAATGAATTAAATTTGATCTTTGATACTTCTAATCGGTTTAGGAAGTATGAGAATTTCAAGAATAATAGAAACGTTGCCGTTGTAATAGGCTGGGATCAAAATATAACGGTTCAATACGAAGGCATAGTTTCTGAATTGAGCGGAGAAGAGCTTGCAGAATGTAAAATAATTCATATTGCGCGATTTCCGGACTTTGCAAAATTTTCCGATATGGACGAAACGCGATATTTTAAAATTGATCCGTTGTGGATCAGGCGCTCTGACTTTACTGTTATACCGTGGGAAATATATGAAGTAGATTTCGATTGA